Genomic window (Spirosoma sp. KCTC 42546):
ATAAACACCAGGCCTTTTGTCTGAATAAACTGGCGTATGGGCTCCAGACTAATCTGGTGTCGTTTGATTTTTTCGGCAGGAGCCTCATACACCATCACTCGCCCAGTTGTGTCGAGCAGGTACACTTCGGCGCTGGGGTTGGTGACCATCGCGTCGAAAAAGATGCGCTCGGTAGCTTTCTGGTTTACATGCATCCCAACAAAAGGCTGGGAAAATTTGGCAATGTGCGTGGCCACCTCCCGGTTAAGTCGCTGGTGGGTGGCTTTGAAGTACCGAATCGCCACAAACCCGGTGAGTACACTATATCCAGCCACCAGCAGGAACACCAACAGCGACAGCAGAACCGCCAGCCGACCATAGGTCGCTGGATACAATCGGCTGGGTTTGACGTTTACTGCTGTCATGCAGGGGTGGGTTTTACAGGTTCGGCGAATCGATAGCCAATACCCCAGGTTGTCAGAATATAGATTGGCCGGGCAAAATCGGATTCGATTTTGTTGCGCAAGCGATTAATGTGAGCAGTTACGGTATGCTCATAGCCGGAAAAATGGTAATCCCAGACCAGATGAAGCAGCTCTTTCCGACTATAACTCTTACCGGGATTCTCGGCCAGCAACACCAGCAAATCAAACTCTTTCGGGGTGAGTTCAACCCGATTACCATCCAGCGTTACAATCCGATCTGCTGTATGAATCCATAAGGTATTGTGGGTAATAATTGATGAGGGTGTTGGCGTGGCAGTAGTACCCAAACCAGACCGACGTAGCATGGCCCGCACTCGCGCCATAAATTCCTGAATGCCAAATGGCTTTGTCAGATAATCATCGGCCCCAGCTTCCAGGCCGGCCACTTTATCGGCTTCCTGCGTTTTAGCTGTTAGCATCAGAATCGGCGTAAACGTATCACGCTGGCGAATTTGACGGCAAATGTCGATGCCATCCATATCCGGTAGCATTACATCGAGAATGCATAAGTCAACCGTCTGCTGTGCCAGTTGGGCCAATCCATCACGACCAGACCCGGCGGTGACAACGTCAGCAGGTAAGGTTCGAAGATGGATACGAACCAGATCGACAATGAGCGGATCATCTTCAATAATCAGGATTTTCTTCATGGCAGTGTTCATACAGGCTTCGGCTTTGTCAGATTCAGGTTATTCAGCAAAATTCCTGATTCTGACTGAACAGAAAAATTTGATTATCAAAATGTTAGACTTCCGTGATAACTTTTCAAATCAGGAAAGGCTTCTATGTACAGCACCGGTGGTGGCTTTCGTATTTCCAAAATTATGGATTTCCGAAGCCAGCATCTGATTCGATCAACACAAGTTTCACCCTGTAAAATCAATCCATTTTCTCATGAAAAAAGTAATCGCATTAGCTTTCGTAGCTGCAATGACCCTGTCCACGGCCGTATTCGCTCAGGACAAAATGAAAGCCGACAAAATGAAGAAAGATAAGATGTCGGACGGCAAGATGATGAATGATACGATGCGCAACAAGAAAATGTCAACGCACAAAATGAAGAAAGACAAGATGAAAATGTCGGACGATAAGATGAAATCGGGCAATTAGTGATCTGTGTGTAAGGGCGTTGAATGTCAGACAACGTAGTGATGATAGTTGCATGATCGCTACGTTGTCTAACATTCCGTCTGACAACTAACTCATCTAACCGAAAGGCTTTTCGTGTAAAAAGCGCCTGAACGATGACAACTACCAGCACGTTCATCTTACTTTACGCAAACGTCAGCCGAAACTCGGTACCGGTTCCCTGCTCCGACCGGACACTGATCTGGCAGGCAATGGCACGGGCTAAATCGCGAATCAAGTGCAGCCCCAGCCCACTCTTGCCAAGTATAGCCGCATCGTTGGTGTAAAGTGCCTTCAATTGACTTTGCGACATACCCGGCCCATTATCCGTGATAGTTAGCACCACGCGTCCATTTTCAGGACGGGCCTGCCACTGAATGTAGGCGTCAGGATTGTTTTTGAGGGTCTGAATGGCATTGCTGGTCAGGTTCTGCATGATGGTGCGCAGGTAATCTTCATCTGTGGCTACCTGCAAGCCTTCGGGCGTATCGAAGGTGAATCGCACAGTAGGTACACCCACAAAGAACCGTTGCAGATAATCATACAGGCTTTCCACGGGAATGACTTTTATATCGGGCTTAAATTGCTGCATTTGCCCCTTGCTCCAGAGGAGCATCGACTCCATCGTATCGAGCAGGCCCTCAGCGGCTTCTGTAATATTTTGCTGATGGCGGGCTACCTGATCGGGGGGTAACAGGTCGGAGTTTTCGCGCTGGAGATGCAGAAAATTAATCAGGTTGGCAATCGGACCGCGCAGATCATGACTCAGGATGGCGAAGAATCGGGTCTTTACCTGATTGGCTTCATCGAGTTCCTGATTCAGATGGAGCAGCGTTGTATTGGTTTGCTGGCGGGTTCGGCTCTGCCAGTACAGTAATCCTCCGATCACCACTAGTAGCCCAATACCCACCAGCAGGGCTAGTTGCTGACGTTCCTGCCCGGCAATGACCAGCCGATTGATTTCGAGCTGCTTATCGCGCAGTTCCAGTTCGCGTTTGCCTTCCAGTCCGGCAATTTTATTTTTGTTTTCCTGCGAATACAGCGAGTCCTGAATAGCCTGATAGGCTCTGAAATTCTGATAGGCCGCTTTGTAATCGCCACGTAGGGCTTGTAATTCGGCCAGATTCCCCCGAAAGTAGGCCTGATCACTTACCTCGCCCTTATCGGCACTAAGCCCGATGGCTGTATTGAGGTAGTCCCCGGCCAGTTGCAGTCGTTTCTGCCGGTCTTGGGGTTGGATACGAACCGTGTTCAGGGAATCATAACGGACCAGGTCGAGATAAGCGATACCGAGGTTTGCGAGGTTATTGACTGCATCGAGGTGTCGGGGGTTGATACTGTCCCAGAGCTGCTTCGCTTTCAGCGCATACCTGATCTTCTGACTATACTCGGTTTGCATCGCTACAGCCAGATTGCCGTAGGTTTTGGCTAATCCCTCTTTATTATCCACTTTCTCATGCTCGGCCAGGGCCTTTAGACCGTACTGGCGGGCCTTCGTCCAGTTTTTCATCTGGGTGTACAGAGCCGCCATGCTGGTCAGTGAAGCCGCCAGTTCACGACGGGCATTAATGTCGGGGTTATGCTGCTGTTGCCGGAGCGCCAAGGCCCGCAAGCCAAATTGGAGTGCTTTGGGGTAATTTTTCTGAATCCGATAGATTTCCGAGATATTATCGAGATTGAGACCAATAAGGTAGTTGTCGTGGGTGGCCTCTGCGTAACCTAAGGCTTCGAAATAATAGTGGGTAGCGGCCGGGTAATTGGATCGGATGTTCTGTTCGGCCACGCCGATGTTGTTGGTGGTGCTGGCCAGATTCCAGGTGTCGCCCAGAGTCTTATAGATACGTACCGCTTTTTTAAAGTAGTATAGGCAAGAGTCGTAGTTGCCTTTATCGCTGTAGGCTCGACCAATGTACCCATTGAAAACCCCGATGCCCCGCTCCCACTTCATACGGGTGGTGTGCTGCAAGCCTAACCGACTGTAGTGCAGGGCCTGGTCGATATTGGTAAAAAACCATTCTTCGGCAATAACCCGATACAACCGACCTTTCACGGTGTCATTGCCAGCCTTAGGCAATTCAGCCACTAACGAATCGATGAGGGCGCGTCCCTGCTTCTGTGCCTGCACAGGGGCGCCAATAAGCAACAAAAGAACCAGCAGAAGCCCGTACATTGAACGGGTCGATTGACAAACCTCATGACAATCGGTTGGCCTGCCGATGGGTATATACCCCTTCGAGTACCGCCCGGTAGCTTCGCCCAACCGGCAATATAAACCCTTGAACATAAACCTGTTGACTAACAACTTTATCAATATAATGCGGTTGTACCGCATAACTCCGATGAATCCGTAAAAACGACTGGAACGGCACCTCCTGAAGCAGCTTTCCAATGGACGACAGCACGGTATACTGCTGGGTGGTCGTTACGATACGGGTGTAATCTTTTAATCCCTCCAGATACACTATTTCGTAGAGGTTCAGCTTAATCTGCTGATGCCCATCCCGAATGAAGACCGTATCGGCCCCTAAACTCAGGTCAAACAATTGTGCTTTGCGCGTCAGGTCAAAAAACGCCTGAACGCGGGCCATGGTGTGGCCAAACCGTTCCGCCCGAATGGGTTTCACCAGATAATCGAAGGCATCGACGGCAAAACTTTCGGCGGCATAATCGGGATAGGCGGTAATGAATATGCAAACGGGCACCTGCATCAGGCTGGCCCGTAACTCCAGCCCACTCAGGTCGGGCATATCGATATCGAGCAGCAACACATCGACGGGCCGTTTTTGTAACACGGGCAACGCTTCGGTGGCCGATGAAAACACCCCGTCGATGGTGAGTAACGGGTACTGCCGGGCATGAGCCAGTGTGGTCAGCCGATCAATTTCGTTGTCATCGACAATAATACAGGAATAAGTACTTTGAGGCATTGGCTTACCAACTGGTCGGTTACTCAAATGTATGTGCTTTTTGTATTGCAAATTAACCGCTCGCTCAATTCAACCGGCTGTTAGTCGATTCAACTGGTCGTTGGTCGAGTGTGTATTGCGAGCCTAGGCGAATTCGGGCAATTTCGGCTACCAAACGTCGATTTCACCCATGAGACACCTCTTGTTTCTGCTACTGCTGGCCAGATGCAGCAGTCCTGCCAATGACCCCAATCCGAGTAATCCAGCCAATCCCATCGACCCAAACCCTGGTGGCAACGGAACCACGGGCAACGGGCAGGCGGGTGTCGTGGGCATCAGTGGGATCAGCGCCTGGGACAATCTGTCGACCACCGAAAAAACGAAAGTGACGAGCTGGAACAGTCTGTTCGTCCATGCTTCGGTTGGAGGGGATCTGGAAGATGGCAGTCAGCATAACGGCTTCAAGTTTGAGTTCTATGACGGCGATAAGCTGAACGACGGGCTGAACGGAACCGACTGGAACTCCATCAACAACGGCAATAACATCTCGAACGGAGAGCCCGAGAAAAAGCTGGCTGCTTTTAAACGCGAAGCACTCCAGCAAAAAGATAATCTCCAGATTGCTATTTTCAAGTTTGGTTACGCCGACATCACCGACGCCAACGTAGCGAGTGTCAAAACAGCCTACAAGCAAATGATCGACGAACTACGGTCGAGCGGGATCAAACGGTTCGTACACATCACCCCTCCCCTCATTTACATTGTCACGAAAGACGACGGCAATGCCGCCAAAATGAACGTTGGTCAGTGGATGAAAGACACCTTCAAGGCGCAGGACGTCGTGTTCGACTTGCAGGAGATCGAGTCCGATAATGGTGCCTGCAAACTCGGTAGCGTCTGGAGTATCTGCGATAAATATCGCTCCACGGCCAATTGCCCCAGCAAAGGTCAGGGCATTGATGCGCCCGAAGGCCAGGGCCATATCTGCGAAAAAGAAGCCACCCGCATTAGTAAGGCATTTTTGATGGCGATTTACAACGCCGGAAAATGATTAAAACGGAACGCAGATCGCTATGATCTTTATGATATCCTCGGATAAATATCATTTTTAAATCATACCGATCATACGAATCAGCGTTCCATTAATTTTTATGACAAAAGGCACAAAATTAATCTTGTTTTTCCTGGCATTGGCTAGCCTTAGCTGGGGCGTGTATGAATGTAAGTATTATTACAGCTATTACACCGACCTGAAAGACCGTCCCTGGGCTTACAGTCGGGACAAGAACGCCAAACTGCTTGTCGGTACATGGCAGGGCGAATTCAGCGACCCAAATAATGTAACGAAAACGATCCGGCTCACCATTCTACCGCCTGTATCGGACGAAGAACGGGCAAAAAAAGCAGCCAGACAGAAACGCAAACGCAGTGGCTTAGGGCCCAGAACCGATAAAAAACGGTTCGATGGAATCGCTACCGTGACCAGCCCGCGTGGGCAGGAAGAATACGAACTCAACGGCCATGTACAAACCGAAGCAGGAAACCGACTCGCTGTCATTCACTTTCAGGCGGGCGATGAGTTTCAAAGACTACGGAACAATTTCAACCTGCTGTCGGCACTCGAAGGGGGGCAATGGCAGGGCGACGACCTGACGTTTACGCTGGCGTTTGCGTACACGACGGCAACCGGCTCAAGCTATTCGAGCAGCAGTGACCCCCGCTACGAAAAAACAGTACCTGTTCATCTTTCGCGCATAAAATAAGCTCTATCTATGAAATCCTTTCTTTCGCTTACCTGTCGCCGGGCACTACTCTTTTCGGGAACATTGCTATTCTTTTTATTCCCGCAAGCCTGCAAACAAACCGACGACACGCCAGCCGCTACGGCCGACGGGCCAACGCAGATTCGGTACCACCAGCTCATCATTGAATGTACCGAAGCCACCACCCAGAACAAAGGGGTGGCCATTCTCGACTTCCGATTCGATACGTATGCGGATCAGCAGGTTGTTGGCTATGGGGCAGGCAAATACCTGGCCTTCAGCACGACCAGCCTCACGGGCATCGACGCGGCCATTCAAACGGCCAATGCCGACATAGCTAATAAGGCGGCCGAAGTAACAACGTTTTCGACAATGACCGATTTCGTAGTCAGCCGACTCACCAACGTAGCGGGGTATAGCACCACCAAAAGCCTGGGAGCCGATGCCGTCTGGGGTATTCTGGCGAATGAAGAAACCACCCTTGCTAAACTTCATAACGTCCGAAAACCATTTGATTTTGGTGCCTTCCTGGCCGCTATTGTTGCTACGCCAGCCCATGCTCAGCAACTGGGGCGTCATGTCTATGGCGATGGGAGCCAGAACTATCATAACTCCTATTACTATAGCCCGCCACCTCAACCAGGAACACTGCCGGAGTATAAAATGAATTTACCCGCTACCGTAACTGCCCCAATGCCGTCGACCGGATCGCCGGTGCAGCGTAATTCGCGGGGCGAAACCCCTGCCGAACAGGCCGCCCGCGAAGAAGCGGCCCGTCAGGCTGCTCAGGCAGGTCGGGCCAACCGGGGACCGCGCGATATTGGGGATATTTTCAACGGTATTTTCGATCGGCTGGGCAATGCGCTGGGCTTTCCATCGGGCCAGGGTGGCTCTTCGGGCGACCCCCATATACGGATGCACGATGGCTTAGGCTATAGCTTTCAGACCGTCGGTGAATTTGTGGCCACAAAAGGCACCAATCTGGAAGTACAGGCCCGGCAGGAGGATATTCACAAAACGAATCTGGGTACGGTGAATACGGGCGTAGCGGCTAAACTGGGGAGCGATGAAATCTGTCTTCTGGTGAACCCATCAGACCTGAAGGCCCCACGCCTGTTTGTCAACAAAAAAGAAACCGCGCTCTCAGCCCTGGCACAAGTGTCGCTGGGTGGCGGCAACAAACTCCAGTTGGCCGGAACCGAAAAGCTGTTTTTTAGCAACGCCCAGAATGAAGGGGTGATTATTTACTGGAACGCACCCTACCTGAACTACTCTGTTGTATTAGGTGATCCCCGAAAAGGGAACGTAATGGGGCTGATGGGCAATTACGATGGCAACTATGCCAACGATTTTTTACTTCGTGATGGCTCTTCCGTGGAGTCCATTTTCTCGGTTATTCATGGCTCGTTTGCCGATAGCTGGCGCGTCACAAACGCAACCTCCTTATTCGTGTATGAAGCAGGCAAAAACACCGACTCCTACACGGACCGGACATTCCCGAAAACATTTCCGGTCGTTTCGGCGGAGAAATTAGCCTGGGCCGAAGGGGTTTGTACGGCGGCTGGTGTAACACGGCAACCCGAACTGGGCCAATGCATGTTCGATGTGGGACTTACGGGCGATACGCGTCTGGCACAGTCGGCACTGCTGAGTCAGCGGGAATTTCCGGCCAGCCCCGACGTAGCCACCTTTGCCAATCTCAAACTGGATCTGAAAGAAGGGCAGTCTAACGATCCACAAACCCGCAATCTGCTCGATCTCGACAAGGGCACGTTCTATTCATTTGCCAAAGGCGCATCGGTGGCTTACGACATCGACGTCGTGTTCGATTATTATTCGGGCCCCTGGTTTGCCGGACCGCGTGCCGTCAAAAACTGTGGGGTTTCCTGTGGAGCGTATACCATCTGGCCCTATATCGACGCGCAGAAATGGCCGTATTTCCAGAACACATTCCTGCGTTACACAACCATCCCGGCCAATCAGTGGGACACGTTTGTGACGGCCGCCGATTTGCGCCGTGCCTGGACGTTCGATTCGGGAGCTGACGAAAAATCGGAGTTAGTTAGCTCGCTGGTCGATCTGAACACCGCTCAACCACGCTCGCAGTACTTGTGGTCATTTAAAACGCAGCAGGGCAAAAAAGGGCTGATTCGGTTCACACAGGCGCAACATAACAAGACAGGCAGCACAGCCTCGTTTACGTTCGACGTCAAAATTGAGCGGTAATACATCTCGTTTTCTCAATGAAAACAAAGGGAGACAGGCAGACTCCAGGTAACGAGGGCGTTCGCAATGGGAAGTAAAAGCTTTGGTTAAATCCGTATCGGATTAAACTTCGTTGATATGTACTATACATAACATGCTAACTCAACGAATATGAAAACCCTAACGAACCTCTTTAACCAATTCGATCAACTGGATACGGCAATCAATCGCTGGTTGGTTGCCAATAGCATTTTCATTCTGCGCGTGTGCATGGGAATTATCTTTTTTGGATTTGGCATACTAAAGTTTTTTCCCGGAATTAGCCCCATCGAATCCCTGGCCTCCCGCACCACAGCCGTCTTGACTCTTGGCGTATTTACAGGAGCCAGTGCCCGGGATTTTGTTGCCGGTCTCGAATGTATTATTGGTATCTGCTTTATCAGCGGTCGGTTTTTACGGGTGGGCGTGTGGCTGATGGCCGCGCAAATGATTGGCGCAATGTCGCCCCTGTTGATCTTTCCGGGCGAACTGTTTCCGGGCCCACAGCATTCGCCCACGTTAGCGGCTCAGTACATCATAAAGGATATTATTCTGATAGCTGCCGGTATGGTGATTGCCTCCACCTGGACCGGAGCCCGCATTGTGGCGGAACCCAAAAGCCTACGCAGTTCATTACGCTCACGCATTTCCGGCGTTCACCGAGCACAACGCACAAACGTATCCGTAAATCAGTCCTACTGAACAGTCAGTTGGCGCATTGATGAGGCCCTGACAATTAGCTGGGTTTCCATCACTTTAGTTTCCTTCGGAATATTCGTATCGGTGGCATTCAATTCGCGCAGGAGCAGCCGTACAGTTTCGGTTCCCATCTCCTGGATAGGCTGGCTAATGCTGCTCAGGGTCGGTGAAAACAGGGCCGACACCGGCTCATTATTAAAGCTTACCACAGCTACATCTTCTGGAATCCGTATGCCCTTCTGCTTCATGGCATACATCGCCGAATAGGCCATTCGGTCGCTGATAATCACGACGCCGTCGGGTGGTTGTGGCAGGCTCATCAGCGCCAGTGTCTGCATGATCGTGTTTTCCTGCGTATAATCGCAGTGAAATACATATTGCTCGCCAACTGACAGCCCATGTTTGGCCAATGCTGCCCGATAACCCGCCACCCGCTGGTTACTCAATACTAACTGAGTGGGGCCCGCCAGAAACCCAATTCGTCGGCAACCATTTTCAATTAAATGTTCGGTCGCCTTAAAGGCCGCAGCATGATTATCTACGATGACTTTAGACACGTCGATGCTCTCCGCATAGCGGTCAAACAGCACCAGCGGAATATTCTTGCGCACCAGCCGTTCTACATGCTCGTAATTGTCGGTATCGCGCGATAACGAAATAATAAACCCCTCCACCTGACTCCGCAACAGGTTCTGAATATTGGTGGTTTCCCGTAAATACGACTCGTTCGTCTGGCAGACCAGCACACTATAACCCGCCTGTAAAGCTGCCTCCTCAATGCTGTTGAGCATGGCGGAGAAATAATGGTAGCTCAAATTGGGAACAATGACTCCAATGGTTTTTGTCCGGCTCTTGGCCAGATTTTTGGCGAGCTGATTGGGCTGATAATCCAGCTCTTCGGCCAGCCGCATCACTGCCTTGCGCGTGTCGGGATGAATCTCCTGCATGCCCCGTAAGGCCCGCGAAACGGTAGAGATCGAAATGTTCAGCGACCGGGCAATGTCTTTGATCGTAACCGGGGTATTTTTCATAGGCTTTAGCCTGATTGTCTAATTATCACTTTTACAAGATAGGACTTGATTAGACAGGGATGTACGACGCTTTTACTGAAAACGCGATTAGCAATTATACGAAGAAAACTTTACTCTTTTTAAGTTCATTAGGTCGTGTGCAACCGTTTGCGGTAACGGTTGCGGCAACGTTTGCAAATAAAAAGTAATTTCATGCAGCAAAAAGGACTTGACATCTTGTACTAAGCGGGTATATTAGTAGAAGATACTCAGAAAAAGGCTTGGTAGTGGGTTTTGCAAAGTTTGTTCTAGCTTTGTGGTTCCGTTTATCAATATTGTACTTTATCTGGAAACAAGAGTAATAAAAGACACTATCTGATCTATAAAAATCGGGCTTTTATCTTGTAGAACGTGTCTGTCACACACAGCAAAATTCGTTAACCTTTTTACGTAAAACGGTATGGCTACCTCTCCGTCAATTCCTTCCGATGAAGTGCTCATGGCACAACTCTGGGTTCGTTTTAAAGCCGACGACGAGAAAGCATTCGATCA
Coding sequences:
- a CDS encoding response regulator transcription factor, producing MNTAMKKILIIEDDPLIVDLVRIHLRTLPADVVTAGSGRDGLAQLAQQTVDLCILDVMLPDMDGIDICRQIRQRDTFTPILMLTAKTQEADKVAGLEAGADDYLTKPFGIQEFMARVRAMLRRSGLGTTATPTPSSIITHNTLWIHTADRIVTLDGNRVELTPKEFDLLVLLAENPGKSYSRKELLHLVWDYHFSGYEHTVTAHINRLRNKIESDFARPIYILTTWGIGYRFAEPVKPTPA
- a CDS encoding pentapeptide MXKDX repeat protein, which produces MKKVIALAFVAAMTLSTAVFAQDKMKADKMKKDKMSDGKMMNDTMRNKKMSTHKMKKDKMKMSDDKMKSGN
- a CDS encoding tetratricopeptide repeat-containing sensor histidine kinase; translation: MFKGLYCRLGEATGRYSKGYIPIGRPTDCHEVCQSTRSMYGLLLVLLLLIGAPVQAQKQGRALIDSLVAELPKAGNDTVKGRLYRVIAEEWFFTNIDQALHYSRLGLQHTTRMKWERGIGVFNGYIGRAYSDKGNYDSCLYYFKKAVRIYKTLGDTWNLASTTNNIGVAEQNIRSNYPAATHYYFEALGYAEATHDNYLIGLNLDNISEIYRIQKNYPKALQFGLRALALRQQQHNPDINARRELAASLTSMAALYTQMKNWTKARQYGLKALAEHEKVDNKEGLAKTYGNLAVAMQTEYSQKIRYALKAKQLWDSINPRHLDAVNNLANLGIAYLDLVRYDSLNTVRIQPQDRQKRLQLAGDYLNTAIGLSADKGEVSDQAYFRGNLAELQALRGDYKAAYQNFRAYQAIQDSLYSQENKNKIAGLEGKRELELRDKQLEINRLVIAGQERQQLALLVGIGLLVVIGGLLYWQSRTRQQTNTTLLHLNQELDEANQVKTRFFAILSHDLRGPIANLINFLHLQRENSDLLPPDQVARHQQNITEAAEGLLDTMESMLLWSKGQMQQFKPDIKVIPVESLYDYLQRFFVGVPTVRFTFDTPEGLQVATDEDYLRTIMQNLTSNAIQTLKNNPDAYIQWQARPENGRVVLTITDNGPGMSQSQLKALYTNDAAILGKSGLGLHLIRDLARAIACQISVRSEQGTGTEFRLTFA
- a CDS encoding LytTR family DNA-binding domain-containing protein; this encodes MPQSTYSCIIVDDNEIDRLTTLAHARQYPLLTIDGVFSSATEALPVLQKRPVDVLLLDIDMPDLSGLELRASLMQVPVCIFITAYPDYAAESFAVDAFDYLVKPIRAERFGHTMARVQAFFDLTRKAQLFDLSLGADTVFIRDGHQQIKLNLYEIVYLEGLKDYTRIVTTTQQYTVLSSIGKLLQEVPFQSFLRIHRSYAVQPHYIDKVVSQQVYVQGFILPVGRSYRAVLEGVYTHRQANRLS
- a CDS encoding VWD domain-containing protein — protein: MKSFLSLTCRRALLFSGTLLFFLFPQACKQTDDTPAATADGPTQIRYHQLIIECTEATTQNKGVAILDFRFDTYADQQVVGYGAGKYLAFSTTSLTGIDAAIQTANADIANKAAEVTTFSTMTDFVVSRLTNVAGYSTTKSLGADAVWGILANEETTLAKLHNVRKPFDFGAFLAAIVATPAHAQQLGRHVYGDGSQNYHNSYYYSPPPQPGTLPEYKMNLPATVTAPMPSTGSPVQRNSRGETPAEQAAREEAARQAAQAGRANRGPRDIGDIFNGIFDRLGNALGFPSGQGGSSGDPHIRMHDGLGYSFQTVGEFVATKGTNLEVQARQEDIHKTNLGTVNTGVAAKLGSDEICLLVNPSDLKAPRLFVNKKETALSALAQVSLGGGNKLQLAGTEKLFFSNAQNEGVIIYWNAPYLNYSVVLGDPRKGNVMGLMGNYDGNYANDFLLRDGSSVESIFSVIHGSFADSWRVTNATSLFVYEAGKNTDSYTDRTFPKTFPVVSAEKLAWAEGVCTAAGVTRQPELGQCMFDVGLTGDTRLAQSALLSQREFPASPDVATFANLKLDLKEGQSNDPQTRNLLDLDKGTFYSFAKGASVAYDIDVVFDYYSGPWFAGPRAVKNCGVSCGAYTIWPYIDAQKWPYFQNTFLRYTTIPANQWDTFVTAADLRRAWTFDSGADEKSELVSSLVDLNTAQPRSQYLWSFKTQQGKKGLIRFTQAQHNKTGSTASFTFDVKIER
- a CDS encoding DoxX family protein, which encodes MKTLTNLFNQFDQLDTAINRWLVANSIFILRVCMGIIFFGFGILKFFPGISPIESLASRTTAVLTLGVFTGASARDFVAGLECIIGICFISGRFLRVGVWLMAAQMIGAMSPLLIFPGELFPGPQHSPTLAAQYIIKDIILIAAGMVIASTWTGARIVAEPKSLRSSLRSRISGVHRAQRTNVSVNQSY
- a CDS encoding LacI family DNA-binding transcriptional regulator encodes the protein MKNTPVTIKDIARSLNISISTVSRALRGMQEIHPDTRKAVMRLAEELDYQPNQLAKNLAKSRTKTIGVIVPNLSYHYFSAMLNSIEEAALQAGYSVLVCQTNESYLRETTNIQNLLRSQVEGFIISLSRDTDNYEHVERLVRKNIPLVLFDRYAESIDVSKVIVDNHAAAFKATEHLIENGCRRIGFLAGPTQLVLSNQRVAGYRAALAKHGLSVGEQYVFHCDYTQENTIMQTLALMSLPQPPDGVVIISDRMAYSAMYAMKQKGIRIPEDVAVVSFNNEPVSALFSPTLSSISQPIQEMGTETVRLLLRELNATDTNIPKETKVMETQLIVRASSMRQLTVQ